A stretch of Bacteroidota bacterium DNA encodes these proteins:
- a CDS encoding gliding motility-associated C-terminal domain-containing protein — translation MQIYNRWGDIIFETTDLENGWDGTDGSGREQEIGSYIYRLITICDGIQQALSGSVTLLR, via the coding sequence ATGCAAATTTATAATCGCTGGGGAGACATTATATTTGAAACGACAGATCTGGAAAACGGGTGGGACGGCACCGACGGGTCAGGTCGTGAACAAGAGATAGGATCCTACATTTACCGCTTGATTACTATTTGTGATGGTATTCAACAGGCATTAAGCGGAAGTGTAACCCTATTACGGTAA
- a CDS encoding gliding motility-associated C-terminal domain-containing protein: MMQDIYIGELPFADAGEDDTVAYLETFQLNGSGVGDFYWLAGNPIITPASISSVTVNNPTVELTETTTFTLTVTSPDGCSETDDVTIYVTQYTIVEVPNAFSPNGDGYNDEIFVLNHEVSELLEYTIYNRYGQIVFTTSDINGGWNGMVGNDEAEIGTYIYLVRAYDMDGVLIQRQGNITLVR, from the coding sequence TTGATGCAGGATATTTATATCGGTGAATTACCATTTGCTGATGCAGGTGAAGATGACACTGTAGCCTATCTTGAAACCTTCCAGTTAAATGGTTCAGGTGTGGGTGATTTTTACTGGTTGGCAGGTAATCCGATTATTACACCGGCAAGTATTTCCAGTGTTACAGTAAATAATCCTACTGTAGAATTAACTGAAACAACAACATTTACATTAACCGTAACAAGCCCTGATGGTTGTTCAGAAACTGATGATGTTACCATTTATGTGACACAATATACCATTGTGGAAGTGCCTAATGCATTTTCACCGAATGGCGACGGTTATAACGATGAAATTTTTGTGTTGAATCACGAAGTAAGTGAGTTGCTGGAATACACCATTTATAACCGTTACGGACAAATTGTATTTACAACAAGCGATATTAATGGTGGTTGGAATGGTATGGTAGGAAATGATGAAGCGGAAATCGGTACTTATATCTACCTGGTTCGCGCTTATGATATGGATGGAGTTTTAATTCAACGACAAGGAAATATTACTTTAGTAAGGTAA
- a CDS encoding cytochrome c gives MKHCKLCHGSKGDLGLSGAANLKISALNVGEVTQVVAEGRKAMPAWKSQLTPEEIQLVANYVVTLRKN, from the coding sequence ATTAAACATTGCAAATTATGCCACGGCAGTAAGGGCGATCTTGGATTAAGTGGTGCTGCAAACCTGAAAATTTCAGCACTTAATGTTGGTGAAGTTACACAGGTAGTTGCAGAAGGCAGAAAAGCCATGCCGGCTTGGAAAAGTCAGCTTACACCTGAAGAAATTCAACTGGTTGCAAATTATGTTGTGACCCTGCGAAAAAATTAA
- a CDS encoding anhydro-N-acetylmuramic acid kinase: MSGSSLDGLDIAYCEIITGSRFQFKIIAADTIAFNESEELKLRNIVPDIFNDYKYEHQFFAELSAKAVNVFLGDNNLSKPDIIASHGHTVYHFPAQGKTCQIGDGQLLADLTGCKVINNFRQADINAGGQGAPLVPICDKLFFSDYHACLNIGGISNISFETKNGRIGFDICGANQLLNYIASTVGLEYDENGELAEAGKIDIDLLDALNNCSYFEMPYPKSLDNHFVRKYFIDRIAACDIPVNDKLATATAHIAQQIAAVIIKHKAEINSDYKLLVTGGGAFNGFLIRSIEEAAQIKINLPATEIIQFKESLAMCLMGALRLLNQPNFLPSVTGATVAVSGGEIFYRIRNGIKKIK, from the coding sequence ATGTCGGGAAGTTCACTCGATGGGTTAGATATTGCTTATTGCGAAATAATTACCGGTAGTCGTTTTCAATTTAAAATTATTGCTGCAGATACAATTGCGTTTAATGAAAGTGAGGAATTAAAACTGCGCAATATTGTTCCCGATATTTTTAATGATTATAAATACGAACATCAATTTTTTGCTGAGTTATCTGCAAAAGCGGTAAATGTTTTTTTGGGAGATAATAATTTATCCAAGCCGGATATTATTGCATCACATGGACATACTGTTTATCATTTTCCTGCTCAGGGTAAAACTTGTCAGATTGGAGATGGACAATTACTTGCAGATTTAACCGGATGTAAAGTAATTAATAATTTTCGGCAGGCGGATATTAATGCCGGCGGCCAGGGAGCGCCATTGGTGCCGATTTGCGATAAATTGTTTTTTTCGGATTATCATGCCTGCTTAAACATTGGCGGCATTTCAAATATATCTTTCGAAACAAAAAACGGACGTATTGGTTTTGATATTTGTGGTGCTAATCAATTACTCAATTATATTGCATCAACAGTAGGTCTAGAATACGATGAAAACGGAGAACTGGCGGAAGCAGGTAAAATTGATATCGATTTATTGGATGCATTAAACAACTGCAGTTATTTTGAAATGCCTTATCCGAAATCGCTGGATAATCATTTTGTACGAAAATATTTTATTGACCGTATTGCCGCCTGTGATATTCCTGTTAACGATAAACTTGCAACGGCAACTGCACATATCGCCCAACAAATAGCAGCAGTAATAATTAAACATAAAGCAGAAATAAATAGTGATTATAAATTATTAGTTACCGGCGGCGGCGCATTTAACGGATTTTTAATTAGAAGCATTGAAGAAGCTGCACAAATAAAAATAAATTTACCGGCAACTGAAATTATTCAATTTAAAGAATCGCTGGCAATGTGTTTAATGGGGGCGTTGCGATTATTAAATCAACCAAATTTTTTACCTTCGGTAACAGGAGCAACTGTTGCTGTAAGCGGAGGTGAAATATTTTACCGAATACGAAACGGAATTAAAAAAATAAAATAA